A region from the Triticum urartu cultivar G1812 chromosome 1, Tu2.1, whole genome shotgun sequence genome encodes:
- the LOC125517502 gene encoding cytochrome P450 734A1-like — MGAVAALLLAGLLAALTYVLCALQSIVWVPYRLERRLRCQGIRGPPRSLLSGNAAEYVAMTKAAQSAPLASFHHAFIGRAAPQYREWAARYGRPFVFWFGPRPRLVVSGPEVAKAVLTDSTGAFEKGTTGSGNNPQARQLIGEGLVGLTGEKWAHHRRVISPAFNMERVKGWIPEISAITSSMLDEWEVQGETRAEFEIDVNKEFHTLSADVISCVAFGSSYEEGKRIFQLQDEQIQLVILAMRTFYFPGFRYVPTKKNRRRHSLNKEIRNSLRRLIEINRNKCEDSKNLLGLMLSASKADNEFKMGIEEIIDECKTFYFAGKETTANLLTWATLLLALHQEWQHKARDEVLQVCGKNEHPNAETLSSLKIVNMVLKETLRLYPPALFVNRTVTRDVKLGKLDIPAGTQLNLPIIDIHHDVDIWGANAEEFDPSRFADGKSYHLGAYFPFGIGPAICVGQNLAMVEAKLVLAMVLQRFAFDVSPSYVHAPMMVMTLQPQYGAQLLIRKI, encoded by the exons ATGGGCGCCGTCGCTGCTCTGCTCCTAGCCGGTCTACTCGCCGCGCTCACGTACGTGCTTTGCGCGCTCCAATCCATCGTGTGGGTGCCGTACCGCCTGGAGCGCCGCCTGCGCTGTCAGGGCATCCGGGGGCCTCCCCGCAGCCTGCTCTCCGGAAACGCGGCCGAATACGTCGCCATGACCAAAGCCGCCCAGTCCGCGCCGCTCGCCTCCTTCCACCACGCCTTCATCGGCCGCGCCGCGCCGCAGTACCGCGAGTGGGCGGCGCGATACGGCCGCCCGTTCGTGTTCTGGTTCGGACCCCGCCCGCGGCTGGTGGTCTCCGGCCCGGAGGTCGCCAAGGCCGTGCTGACCGACTCCACGGGGGCCTTCGAGAAGGGTACCACCGGCAGCGGCAACAACCCGCAAGCTCGGCAGCTCATCGGCGAGGGGCTGGTGGGGCTCACCGGGGAGAAGTGGGCGCACCACCGCCGTGTGATCTCGCCCGCGTTCAACATGGAGAGGGTCAAG GGTTGGATACCAGAAATATCAGCTATCACTTCATCCATGCTGGATGAATGGGAAGTCCAAGGAGAAACTCGAGCAGAGTTTGAGATCGATGTAAATAAAGAATTCCACACTTTGAGTGCGGATGTCATTTCTTGTGTGGCATTTGGAAGTAGCTATGAGGAAGGAAAGCGAATTTTTCAATTGCAAGATGAACAGATACAACTTGTCATACTTGCTATGAGAACCTTCTACTTTCCTGGCTTCAG GTATGTGCCGACAAAGAAGAACCGAAGAAGGCATAGCCTAAACAAGGAGATCCGAAATTCCCTGCGCAGATTGATTGAGATAAATCGAAACAAGTGTGAAGATTCCAAAAATTTGCTTGGCTTGATGCTATCAGCCAGCAAAGCTGACAATGAGTTTAAAATGGGAATCGAAGAGATCATTGATGAGTGCAAGACATTTTACTTTGCCGGTAAGGAAACAACTGCAAATTTGTTGACTTGGGCAACACTTCTGCTGGCATTGCATCAAGAATGGCAACACAAGGCCCGAGATGAAGTCCTTCAAGTGTGTGGCAAGAACGAGCACCCAAACGCGGAAACCCTGAGCAGTCTGAAAATT GTTAATATGGTGTTGAAGGAGACCCTCAGGCTGTATCCTCCAGCTCTGTTCGTCAACAGGACAGTCACCAGGGATGTGAAGCTGGGCAAACTTGACATCCCTGCAGGCACTCAGCTCAACCTGCCTATTATTGACATTCACCATGATGTTGACATATGGGGAGCTAATGCGGAGGAGTTTGATCCATCGAGGTTTGCAGATGGCAAGAGCTATCACCTCGGTGCATACTTCCCCTTTGGGATTGGCCCTGCCATCTGTGTTGGCCAGAATCTCGCGATGGTCGAGGCAAAGTTGGTGCTTGCAATGGTGCTCCAGCGGTTTGCGTTTGATGTCTCGCCATCCTATGTTCATGCACCAATGATGGTGATGACCCTCCAACCCCAATATGGTGCTCAACTTCTTATCCGCAAGATCTGA